The region CTGCGCCAAGGTTGAATTTTAAACTTGTTTCCCAAACGTCTGACAAAATCGCCAAGCATAACCATTGAGGGTGTTCCTGCTGTTGTCAAAGCATTGAGGAATAAAGTTGAAAAGACAATTACAACTTCAGCCCGTTTGGGTGTGGTAGCAACAAGTTCAGCTTTTCCAATTAACCAAGTCAAGAATCCTCCGCGTTGTAACGTTCCAATCATTCCCATTAAAAATATGGTAAAAACAGCCACACCCATCATACTGTTTATACCATCCAATACAATACCGCCAGCAGTGAACTCATCCCGGTTAACACTTAAAATATCTCCAAAACCGATAAGACCTGTGCCTAATCCAAGCACAATTCCAAGCATTATCGCATACAGTAACCCCTCCACAAGGTGACGGCCTTTAATCATTAAAAATAAAAGTAACACTGGTACAACCAACATGATTAACCCTAATGGCTTAACCTCCTCCGGTGGTTGTACAGTTGAACCACCCGACTCTATCAAGGCAAAAACAATATATAAAGCAACAGTAATTGATGCAGCAGTAAACGCATAACGAAGCCGGCTTCTTACTACCTTATTAATCTCTGTCCCTTGTGAGTAAGCGGATACAATTGTTGTATCAGAAATCGGTGCCAGGTTATCTCCCACATAGGATCCTCCGATAATGGCACCTATAATCAAGAGTGGATCTCCACCAAGTGTATATCCAACAGGGAACAAAATCGGGCTGACTGCAATAAGCGTACCAACTGCAGTTCCGGTTGCCATTGACATAAACGATGTAATGGCAAATGTTATTAACGGGAACCAGGCTATTGAGATACCCAGCTCCAAAAATGCCCACACCAGGCCATCCACCAAACCAGTGCTTTGCAGCAATTCAGCCATTACCCCGGCAAGAAACCAGGCTAACAGCATAATTGCCAGCATTTTTGAAGCAATTCCTTCAATTAACGCATCAATATAAATCTTTTTATTTTTCGCTAGGAGCAGTCCCACAAAGAGGCCCAATAATACCATCGGCCAAAACGCCGACGGTAAAGCTGCTCCTGTAAAGCCAAGCCATAGAATGCCAATAAACATAACTGCAAAAGGAACCAGTAAAATCGGAGTCCCTCCATAAAACTCCAGCTTTTCATTACTCATTGATTTTTCCTCCCTTATGGTTAGGTTATATTAGGTCCGCCAACGCCTTAACAATCAACTTAATTTCGTATTCAGTGTTATAAAAATGCGGTGCAATGCGAATAACATCATTACGAGCAGACACAATTATGCCTTTTTCGGCAAGTTGTTGTTCCACTTCAGACGCATTTTGGACGTAAATAGCTGTATTGGAACCCTTTTCTTTTGTGCTTTTCGGACTTTTGACTGTCAAACCATGCTTTTCCGCTTCCTCTATTGCAACACTTGACAACTCTTGCAAATAACTCTCAATTGCTGACACTTCCAAAGAGTTAATAATTTTCAATGCTGTAGCTGCCGAGAAACCATTGATCATTGGATATGTCCCTGTATCAAAACGTTTAGTTTTTTTGGCATAATCAATGTTTTTTATATCAAACGCAAATGGATTATTTTGTCCAAACCATCCAGTGACTTTTGGAGTAAGATTTTTCGTTAAGTCTCCCTTTACATATAAAAAAGCAATCCCTGGTGTTCCCAGAGCATATTTTTGTAAGCCGGCAGTAAGCATATCAATATCCATTTCCTTGACATCGATCTTACATTGCCCCAGTGACTGATATGCATCCACGAAAAGGTATGCTCCCTTATCATGCACTGCCTCCCCAACCTTCTTTAAATCCTGTTTAAATCCATTGTAGAACGAAACATGTGAAGTGCTAACAATAAATGTATCGTTATCAACCGATTTGTTATAAGCATCAATAGAAACTAGACCTTCTTCGTTTGATTCAATAAAATTAATATTATATTTATCACTTTGGGAAAGCCAAATATGTCCGACTGTTGGAAAATCAAAATCGGTCACTGCAATACTCTTTTTGTTTGTATTTTGGAAACTTGTTGCTATACTTGATATACCGTGCGAAACACTTGATACAATTGCCACTTCGCTTATGTCAGCGTTGATCATTTTAGCAAATTCGGAACGGGCATCCTCGCAAGCCTGCATCCAGCTTCCCCAGTCCATTCCATATGTCTCCCAGGACTTCACATAATTTTCAATGGACTGTTTCACATCAGTATGCAATGCACTTTGAGAACAGCTGGAGGCCTGTATTTTATTTTTTAGAATAGGAAACTTTTGTCTTGTCTGATTAAATATATCTTTCATTGCTATTACTCTTCCTTTCAAGTAAGAATTTCTGGAGGTAGTTAAACTTGAATCAGTTACCCGAATCGATTTCACCATGGATGGAATACCCTAGTTATGATTGGACTCCTATCATCAAGGAATCTGACATTTATGAATACGGCATTAACCAGCACCTTTATCATCAAAGTGATAAAATCGATACTGTTTTTCTTGTGATTTCCGGACGTGTAAGACAATATCTTATATCCGCCGATGGGCAAGAAAAAGCACTGGCCATTGCAGGAACAAACTGTTTAATTGGAGAAAATAAAACAGTTGATAGTGATGTGTACTTCGAAAGTGCTGTTGCAGTATCCAAAGTTAAGGCTGCGTCACTTTCGTATAATAAATTTGAAAGTATTTTGTACAACTTCCCTAATCTCATTAAACAGTACATTGATCTCTTGAACCGAAAGATTAGACTCGCATCCGTTTACAACCTTGAATTATCATATGGCAGTTCTGTATATCGCATTTATGATGCTTTTTATCATTTGGCTTTAAATTACGGACGACAAATGGACAGTGGGATCACAATACTACTTAAATTTACACATCAAGAACTTGCTAACCTGGTCGGAACAAGCAGGGTAACCGTTGCAAAAACTGTTAATGAAATGCTAAAGAATCGGATAATCACTAAAGATGGTAAGTATTATCACATCCCTGATATTGATAAATTGTTACCTGGAGTATAAATTTAAATTGCAATTTTATCTGTAAAGTACTTTACAATTTATAATTTTTTATTTTTTTAATCATATTGAATTACAAAACTCGTAAGAAGCTATGTTTCTATTTAGATTAAAGCATTGCATTGAGTGGTTATGATCCGAGAAATCCATTTAAACTGCAACCGCCGACCCTGAGATCAATCCTATTATAAAATGCGTTCATTTCCTTTATAGTTCATATCCGTTTCCTTTCCTCAGTTGAAATTTTGTAAGATTATTCATCAAAACTACTGCCACCAATCCCGGCCATAGCAGCTATTTTCAAAGCATGTCCCCCTTCAATCGTCCCATTGCAGCTTTATTCCGGAACTCTGGAACACGCAACTTCATTCGCACCTGCTTTCCCCAAACAGCCTCTACAGTCGTATTCTCCATGATAGCGATTTCTTGATAGGTTTCCATTGCCTTTCCGTCAGTTGGTATTACGTTTTCCAAAGCATCGGATCTGTCAGTAGAAGGAGTTCTTCGCTAACGATTATGTGCTGCGTGTACTGACGGCGGTGATGGTCGCCGTCAGTGATTTAATATTCTGTTATGATACACAGGTTAAGTAGATTGCCAGAGAATCATAATCAGTTTGATAGGATCGAAGTGGTTCCACCTTTTAATTAAAATCTCCCCACCACCCCAACAAACTATTCGCAATTTTACTTCTTCAATACAACACAAAACCGCTCTCCTCCCCATTCTGTTAGTGTCTCAGCCCGATAAACCGCCATTCCCGCCTGCTTGAATGAGTAGTGGCAGAGTGTTAGATTATATAACCGTTGCTGTTCTAGAAGATTTGCTTTTTCATTATGTATCTTTCAACCGAATCGAGCAGTAGTACAACGATGCATAAAATTATTAATGAAAGCAAACTACAGCCTATACGAGGAGGAATTTGGTGCAAGTTGGAATTTTTATATCGCTGGGCGTTTATATGCTCGGGATGTTGTTAATTGGTTATTGGTCTTATCGAAGGACAAAAAACTTATCAGATTATATGTTGGGTGGACGTGATCTGGGTCCGGCGGTCACCGCGTTGTCGGCGGGAGCATCTGACATGAGCGGTTGGATGGTTATGGGACTGCCTGGCGCGATGTACGTGACGGGGGTTGCGAGTGCTTGGCTTGCAATTGGTCTTACAATAGGCGCTTATGTAAACTATTTAATATTGGCGCCCAGGTTAAGGACGTACACGGAAATCGCCAAGGACTCCATTACGATTCCTGACTACCTGGAAAATCGTTTTTTTGATTCGTCAAATATATTACGGCTGTTTTCCGGTATCTTTATATTAATTTTCTTTATTTTATATGCATCTGCCGGGATGGTTGCAGGTGGTAAATTATTTGAAAGTGCATTTGGATTGGACTATCATATCGGACTGTTTCTGACAGTTGGTGTTATCGTCGCTTATACGCTGTTTGGTGGGTTCCTTGCTGTAAGTATGACGGACTTTGTGCAAGGTATTATTATGTTCACAGCGCTGGTATTGGTAC is a window of Virgibacillus ihumii DNA encoding:
- a CDS encoding Na+/H+ antiporter NhaC family protein: MSNEKLEFYGGTPILLVPFAVMFIGILWLGFTGAALPSAFWPMVLLGLFVGLLLAKNKKIYIDALIEGIASKMLAIMLLAWFLAGVMAELLQSTGLVDGLVWAFLELGISIAWFPLITFAITSFMSMATGTAVGTLIAVSPILFPVGYTLGGDPLLIIGAIIGGSYVGDNLAPISDTTIVSAYSQGTEINKVVRSRLRYAFTAASITVALYIVFALIESGGSTVQPPEEVKPLGLIMLVVPVLLLFLMIKGRHLVEGLLYAIMLGIVLGLGTGLIGFGDILSVNRDEFTAGGIVLDGINSMMGVAVFTIFLMGMIGTLQRGGFLTWLIGKAELVATTPKRAEVVIVFSTLFLNALTTAGTPSMVMLGDFVRRLGNKFKIQPWRRGNLMDACSTSIIGFLPYSVGLLIPFAFIGGMVDTNQYPSFNPVGVVPYVFYCIAMVAVILFAAFSGWGREFMSKQEYELEYKEIYGSLDDKPDTAKKLS
- a CDS encoding aminotransferase class V-fold PLP-dependent enzyme, producing the protein MKDIFNQTRQKFPILKNKIQASSCSQSALHTDVKQSIENYVKSWETYGMDWGSWMQACEDARSEFAKMINADISEVAIVSSVSHGISSIATSFQNTNKKSIAVTDFDFPTVGHIWLSQSDKYNINFIESNEEGLVSIDAYNKSVDNDTFIVSTSHVSFYNGFKQDLKKVGEAVHDKGAYLFVDAYQSLGQCKIDVKEMDIDMLTAGLQKYALGTPGIAFLYVKGDLTKNLTPKVTGWFGQNNPFAFDIKNIDYAKKTKRFDTGTYPMINGFSAATALKIINSLEVSAIESYLQELSSVAIEEAEKHGLTVKSPKSTKEKGSNTAIYVQNASEVEQQLAEKGIIVSARNDVIRIAPHFYNTEYEIKLIVKALADLI
- a CDS encoding Crp/Fnr family transcriptional regulator; translation: MNQLPESISPWMEYPSYDWTPIIKESDIYEYGINQHLYHQSDKIDTVFLVISGRVRQYLISADGQEKALAIAGTNCLIGENKTVDSDVYFESAVAVSKVKAASLSYNKFESILYNFPNLIKQYIDLLNRKIRLASVYNLELSYGSSVYRIYDAFYHLALNYGRQMDSGITILLKFTHQELANLVGTSRVTVAKTVNEMLKNRIITKDGKYYHIPDIDKLLPGV